One genomic region from Microcystis panniformis FACHB-1757 encodes:
- a CDS encoding FHA domain-containing protein, with amino-acid sequence MITLTLLHPSQATPLQHWQFDNDQSTILIGRALDNHVVLYSAVVSRRHLEIRHNNDHDDWELENLGANGTFLNGKPVEKTVVVDGMVVRLAASGPQIQIRLINEDEQPKLILKPLEAPLVGDQTQPEKDTIAS; translated from the coding sequence GTGATCACTTTAACTCTTTTACACCCCAGCCAGGCCACGCCCCTACAACATTGGCAATTTGACAATGATCAATCAACCATTCTCATCGGCAGGGCGCTGGATAATCATGTAGTTCTCTATAGTGCTGTGGTTTCGAGGCGGCACTTAGAAATCCGCCATAATAATGATCACGATGATTGGGAATTGGAAAATTTAGGGGCAAATGGGACGTTTCTCAATGGCAAACCGGTCGAGAAAACCGTCGTCGTTGATGGTATGGTGGTTCGTTTAGCCGCCTCCGGCCCGCAAATTCAAATTCGTCTCATCAATGAGGACGAGCAACCAAAATTAATCCTCAAACCCCTAGAGGCTCCTTTGGTGGGCGACCAAACCCAGCCGGAAAAGGATACTATAGCCAGCTAG
- a CDS encoding DUF4278 domain-containing protein has protein sequence MTLAYRGVKYERDSLPLEMKTGDIGGKYRGQDWNHHYPRHMLQLEPKLHRQYRGVAYSTRPHLTGQVIPSTCPLPVVKPPVVVQEETLSSIHLNNIRLRLERRLQIAQENGDETLVNLLKKESQDLALNC, from the coding sequence ATGACGTTAGCCTATCGAGGAGTTAAGTACGAAAGGGATTCTCTCCCCTTGGAGATGAAGACCGGAGATATCGGGGGTAAATACCGAGGTCAAGACTGGAATCACCATTATCCTCGCCATATGCTCCAATTAGAACCGAAACTGCATCGTCAGTATCGTGGAGTTGCCTACAGCACCCGTCCTCATCTTACCGGGCAAGTCATCCCAAGCACTTGTCCGTTGCCTGTTGTCAAACCCCCTGTTGTTGTCCAAGAGGAAACCCTTTCTAGCATCCATCTGAACAATATTCGTCTTCGTCTGGAACGTCGTTTACAAATCGCTCAAGAGAATGGTGACGAAACCCTCGTTAATCTCTTGAAAAAAGAATCCCAAGACTTAGCCTTAAACTGCTAA
- a CDS encoding DUF4276 family protein, producing MNYDIVFLLEESSIKNVLEELLPKLIPPEISYICISHQGKQDLAKSIPIKLKAFKKSSPNTKFIIVHDQDSHDCQKLKKELGKICQNASDAQVLIRIICHELESWFLGDLAAVAKAYNLNSLGQKQNKSKYREPDLLNSAKQELKKLVKEYYAGTHSKQIAPHLSLTENKSRSFQTFIQGIKNVVEMIQRPHPNPN from the coding sequence ATGAACTATGATATCGTATTTTTGCTAGAAGAGTCATCTATAAAAAATGTGTTAGAAGAACTTTTGCCTAAACTTATTCCCCCAGAAATAAGCTATATATGTATTAGTCATCAAGGTAAACAAGACCTAGCCAAATCTATTCCTATAAAACTCAAAGCTTTCAAGAAATCTAGTCCCAATACCAAATTTATTATTGTCCATGATCAGGATTCCCACGATTGTCAAAAACTCAAAAAAGAACTAGGGAAAATTTGTCAAAATGCCAGTGATGCTCAAGTCTTAATTCGGATTATTTGCCATGAATTAGAATCTTGGTTTCTGGGAGATTTAGCAGCGGTGGCCAAGGCGTATAATTTAAATAGTCTCGGCCAAAAACAAAATAAAAGTAAATACAGAGAACCAGACCTGCTTAACTCGGCCAAACAAGAATTAAAAAAGCTAGTGAAAGAGTATTATGCAGGAACCCACTCTAAACAGATTGCCCCCCATCTTTCCCTAACTGAAAATAAATCCCGTAGTTTTCAAACTTTTATCCAAGGTATCAAAAATGTTGTGGAAATGATACAACGCCCCCATCCGAACCCGAACTAA
- a CDS encoding AAA family ATPase, giving the protein MKIVSIKIKNYRMFKNIHIRDIPPFCVIIGANGTGKSTLFDIFGFLRDALKNNIRQALQIRGGYREIITRGQEQEDIEIELQFRMKILDTERLVTYQIIIGQNNNRPVIKREILRYKRGEHGKPFHFLDFQLGQGYAITNEEDFSKPDKELDREEQQLESNDILAIKGLGQFQRFKAATAFRSLIENWHVSDFHISEARGSKEISYAEHLSTTGDNIATVAQYIYQQYPEIFQQILEKMKQRVPGISSVEAKETEDGRLILRFQDQAFKDPFIDRYVSDGTMKMFAYLILLFDPNPHPLLCVEEPENQLYPTLLKELAEEFAHYSDQGGQVFVSSHSPDFLNAVPLASIFWLIKSQGITQIHRAADNEILKNLVAEGDLPGYLWNQGWFEGVEP; this is encoded by the coding sequence ATGAAAATTGTTTCTATTAAAATAAAAAACTATCGTATGTTTAAAAACATACACATAAGAGATATTCCCCCTTTTTGTGTGATTATTGGAGCTAACGGCACGGGAAAATCTACTCTATTTGATATTTTTGGTTTTCTGCGAGATGCCCTCAAAAACAACATTCGCCAAGCCTTACAAATTCGCGGCGGTTATAGAGAAATTATCACTAGAGGTCAGGAACAGGAAGATATTGAAATCGAGCTGCAATTTCGCATGAAAATCTTAGATACAGAACGTCTGGTTACTTATCAAATCATAATTGGACAAAACAATAATCGCCCCGTTATCAAACGCGAAATACTTCGCTATAAACGGGGTGAACACGGTAAACCTTTTCATTTTTTAGATTTTCAACTTGGTCAAGGATATGCTATCACCAACGAAGAAGATTTTAGTAAACCGGATAAAGAACTCGATCGAGAAGAACAACAGCTAGAATCTAACGATATACTAGCAATCAAAGGATTAGGACAATTTCAACGTTTTAAAGCCGCTACAGCCTTTCGTTCTCTGATTGAAAATTGGCACGTTTCTGACTTTCATATTAGCGAAGCTAGAGGAAGTAAAGAAATATCTTATGCTGAACACTTATCCACCACTGGCGACAATATAGCTACAGTTGCTCAATATATTTATCAACAATATCCCGAAATTTTTCAGCAAATTCTCGAAAAAATGAAACAACGAGTTCCGGGTATTTCTTCTGTGGAAGCCAAAGAAACCGAAGACGGTCGCTTGATTTTACGTTTTCAAGATCAGGCCTTTAAAGACCCTTTTATTGATCGCTATGTTTCTGACGGGACTATGAAAATGTTCGCTTATTTAATATTACTATTCGATCCCAATCCTCATCCCCTACTCTGTGTCGAAGAACCAGAAAACCAACTTTATCCTACTTTATTAAAAGAACTAGCCGAAGAATTCGCCCACTATAGCGATCAGGGGGGTCAGGTATTTGTTTCTAGCCACTCTCCCGATTTTCTCAATGCGGTTCCACTAGCTAGTATTTTCTGGCTAATTAAATCCCAAGGTATCACCCAAATCCATAGGGCTGCCGATAACGAAATCCTCAAAAACTTAGTAGCGGAAGGCGATTTACCCGGCTATCTTTGGAATCAAGGCTGGTTTGAAGGAGTAGAACCCTAA